The following coding sequences are from one Culex quinquefasciatus strain JHB chromosome 1, VPISU_Cqui_1.0_pri_paternal, whole genome shotgun sequence window:
- the LOC6040457 gene encoding neuroglian isoform X5 has protein sequence MWTLGRRRAGGGGDRMVLAPLAVLVATLNVLAAQSLSGFYRNFHSPPSIIKQPPTDEMLFQVAQTGENDKPFIIECEAEGEPTPRYRWIKNGKKFEWQTYDDRMSQQPGRGTLVIKSPRDEDLGQYQCFAENEHGTATSNSVFVRKAELNSFKDESAKTVQVDEGMPFKMQCQPPDGWPRPNVYWLIQNMDGGISSINNSRMTLDPEGNLWFSNVTRRDQSDDFWYACAASSLFRNEYKIGNRVVLQVKQTGISAAQNRHRPERQYVSRKNEVALRGKKIELFCIYGGTPLPQVVWTKDGRAIQWNDKIQQNNYGKSLVIKHATFEDQGTYTCESSNGVGSAESYSIRLEVQAIPYFTTQPESVIKAEEETAEFRCEATGVPKPNIIWIHNGKPIEQTPPNPRRFVSGNRIFFNKLEKSDTGNYGCNATNSLGYVYKDVYLNVLALPPEISEPPRREHTVDRRNVTLTCRVFGAPKPEVKWIRNGRELTGGRYQVLPTGDLFIRGVEFSDAGQYTCNAVNKLGEKSADGELIVKEHTKIIDEPQDYEVVAGTPATFRCNAVADSSLALTIEWLTNGEPIDFDTQPRFVMTNDYSLTITKTIELDTGVYSCVAKTDLDEVIANATLTVYDRPNAPSLEGIECHQAVATLSWTPNGDNRSPILHYTIEYNTSFTPDTWEISSKDVPATDFTYSVDMSPWSNYTFRVIAINKVGPSSPSGHSEVCTTQPSVPFKNPDNVEGQGTEPNNLVIKWTPMSEIEHNAPRFQYRVYWQLDTGVDNWNTEDIFDWQQTELVIRDQPTFQRYRIKVVAINEMGEANVAPKEVIGYSGEDKPLEAPQNFTLIQVTAPTSAILSWNPVSEDSVRGHFKGYKIQTWTEADGEENLREVLVTADSKQALVTDFIPDSTNFARILAYNGRFNGPASTTLSFDTPEGVPNTIQTLDAIPLGSSAFLLKWKKPLQPNGKLTGYKIYYEEVKGTSFGPRMEREPHISDARLTEAKLGKLKPSTKYRVHVVGTTRAGEGQDYYIEQKTAAGVALQPDQPYFSWEHEPNDSGHADVRVVWHPNLEGKPGSHFFVKYRVKGENQWLMTEPVLYENHHTVHGLDPDTNYEFRVVSVDGEFQTESLSQEVDTSGLDGPIIVKGNNVATAGWFIGMMLAIAFLILLLIIICIIKRNRGGKYDVHDRELANGRNDYTEEGGFPEYSQPLDNKSQGRQSVNSQKVGPESDTDSMAEYGEGDTEGMNEDGSFIGQYGRKGKNADSNSQAFATLV, from the exons ATACCGCTGGATCAAGAATGGCAAAAAGTTCGAGTGGCAAACGTACGACGACCGGATGTCGCAGCAACCGGGCCGCGGCACGCTGGTCATCAAGTCGCCGCGGGACGAAGACCTCGGTCAGTACCAGTGCTTCGCCGAGAACGAGCACGGAACGGCCACCTCGAACTCGGTGTTTGTGCGCAAAGCCGAACTCAACTCGTTCAAGGACGAGTCGGCCAAGACGGTCCAGGTGGACGAGGGCATGCCGTTCAAGATGCAGTGTCAACCCCCGGACGGTTGGCCGCGGCCGAACGTGTACTGGCTGATTCAGAACATGGACGGCGGCATCAGCTCGATCAACAACTCGCGGATGACGCTCGACCCGGAGGGTAATCTGTGGTTCTCGAACGTAACGCGGCGCGATCAGTCGGACGACTTTTGGTACGCTTGCGCGGCGTCGTCGCTGTTCCGTAACGAGTACAAAATCGGTAATCGGGTGGTGCTGCAGGTCAAGCAGACGGGAATTTCGGCGGCGCAAAACCGACATCGGCCCGAGCGCCAGTACGTGTCCCGTAAGAACGAGGTGGCGCTGCGAGGCAAGAAGATCGAACTGTTTTGTATCTACGGGGGGACGCCGCTGCCGCAGGTCGTGTGGACGAAGGACGGGCGGGCGATCCAGTGGAACGACAAGATTCAGCAGAATAACTACGGGAAATCGCTCGTGATAAAGCACGCCACGTTTGAAGATCAGGGCACGTACACGTGCGAGTCGAGCAACGGTGTCGGCAGTGCCGAGTCCTACTCGATCCGGTTGGAGGTGCAAGCCATTCCGTACTTTACGACCCAGCCGGAGAGTGTGATCAAGGCGGAGGAGGAGACGGCCGAGTTCCGGTGCGAGGCGACCGGTGTGCCGAAGCCGAACATTATCTGGATTCACAACGGCAAGCCGATCGAGCAGACGCCGCCCAACCCGCGGCGGTTCGTCAGTGGAAACCGAATTTTCTTCAACAAACTGGAGAAGTCGGATACTGGCAATTACGGCTGTAACGCCACCAACTCGCTGGGCTACGTCTACAAGGACGTCTACCTGAACGTTTTGGCTTTGCCTCCAGAGATCAGCGAACCTCCGCGTCGCGAGCACACCGTAGATCGACGCAACGTAACGCTGACTTGCCGCGTGTTTGGTGCGCCAAAGCCCGAGGTCAAGTGGATCCGCAACGGACGGGAGTTGACGGGGGGACGGTATCAGGTGTTGCCGACTGGAGATTTGTTCATCCGTGGGGTTGAGTTCTCCGATGCTGGACAGTACACGTGTAACGCGGTCAACAAGCTGGGTGAGAAGTCCGCGGACGGGGAGTTGATTGTGAAGGAGCACACGAAGATTATTGACGAGCCGCAGGATTACGAGGTTGTGGCTGGGACGCCGGCTACGTTCCGGTGTAACGCCGTGGCGGATTCGAGCTTGGCGTTGACGATCGAGTGGTTGACAAACGGGGAACCGATTGACTTTGACACGCAACCGAGATTCGTCATGACGAACGATTACTCGCTGACGATCACGAAGACTATTGAGTTGGACACGGGAGTGTATTCGTGTGTGGCCAAGACCGATTTGGACGAGGTGATTGCGAATGCCACGTTGACGGTGTACGATCGGCCAAACGCTCCTTCGCTCGAGGGCATTGAATGCCACCAGGCTGTGGCGACGCTTTCGTGGACGCCGAACGGAGACAACCGGTCGCCAATTCTGCACTACACCATCGAGTACAACACCTCGTTCACGCCGGACACTTGGGAGATCTCGTCCAAGGACGTTCCTGCGACGGACTTCACCTACAGCGTAGACATGAGCCCGTGGTCGAACTACACGTTCCGCGTGATTGCCATCAACAAGGTTGGACCTTCGTCACCTTCCGGACACAGCGAAGTGTGCACCACCCAGCCCAGCGTTCCGTTCAAGAACCCGGACAACGTGGAAGGCCAGGGAACCGAACCGAACAATCTAGTCATCAAGTGGACGCCAATGTCCGAGATCGAACACAACGCCCCGAGGTTCCAGTACCGCGTCTACTGGCAGCTCGACACCGGCGTAGACAACTGGAACACCGAAGACATCTTCGACTGGCAGCAAACCGAGCTGGTGATCCGGGATCAGCCGACCTTCCAGCGGTACCGCATCAAGGTGGTTGCGATCAACGAAATGGGAGAGGCTAACGTCGCCCCCAAGGAGGTCATCGGATACTCCGGCGAGGACAAACCTCTGGAAGCCCCGCAGAACTTCACCCTGATTCAGGTCACCGCACCGACTTCCGCAATCCTCAGTTGGAACCCCGTCAGCGAAGACAGCGTCCGCGGTCACTTCAAGGGCTACAAGATCCAAACCTGGACGGAAGCCGACGGCGAAGAGAACCTCCGTGAGGTGCTCGTAACGGCCGACTCCAAACAAGCCCTCGTCACGGACTTTATCCCCGACTCGACGAACTTTGCGCGAATCCTCGCGTACAACGGCCGCTTCAACGGCCCAGCCAGCACAACCCTGTCCTTCGACACCCCCGAAGGCGTCCCCAACACGATCCAAACCCTGGACGCCATCCCGCTCGGATCGTCCGCCTTTCTGCTCAAGTGGAAGAAGCCGCTCCAGCCGAACGGCAAGCTCACCGGCTACAAGATCTACTACGAAGAGGTCAAGGGAACGTCCTTCGGCCCACGCATGGAGCGCGAACCCCACATCAGTGACGCGCGCCTCACGGAGGCCAAACTGGGCAAGCTCAAGCCCAGCACCAAGTACCGCGTGCACGTCGTCGGAACGACCCGCGCCGGCGAAGGCCAAGACTACTACATCGAACAGAAGACTGCCGCCGGCGTGGCGCTCCAGCCCGACCAGCCCTACTTCAGCTGGGAGCACGAACCCAACGACAGCGGACACGCCGACGTGCGCGTCGTGTGGCACCCGAACCTCGAGGGCAAACCGGGCTCGCACTTCTTCGTCAAGTACCGCGTCAAGGGCGAAAACCAGTGGCTCATGACCGAGCCGGTGCTGTACGAGAACCACCACACCGTGCACGGGCTCGACCCGGACACCAACTACGAGTTCCGCGTCGTGTCCGTCGACGGCGAGTTCCAGACGGAGTCGCTCTCGCAGGAGGTGGACACCTCCGGTCTTG ACGGCCCCATCATCGTGAAGGGCAACAACGTGGCCACCGCCGGCTGGTTCATCGGCATGATGCTGGCGATTGCGTTCCTTATCCTGCTGCTGATCATCATCTGCATCATCAAGCGCAACCGGGGCGGCAAGTACGACGTGCACGATCGCGAGCTCGCGAACGGACGTAACGATTACACCGAGGAGGGCGGCTTCCCGGAGTACTCGCAACC CTTGGACAATAAGAGCCAGGGCCGACAGTCTGTCAACTCGCAAAAAGTCGGACCGGAAAGTGATACTGATTCCATGGCGGAATATGGTGAAGGTGATACAG AAGGTATGAATGAGGACGGTTCCTTCATTGGGCAGTACGGCCGAAAGGGCAAGAACGCGGACAGCAACTCACAGGCGTTCGCGACGCTAGTTTAG
- the LOC6040457 gene encoding neuroglian isoform X2 — translation MWTLGRRRAGGGGDRMVLAPLAVLVATLNVLAAQSLIHSPPSIIKQPPTDEMLFQVAQTGENDKPFIIECEAEGEPTPRYRWIKNGKKFEWQTYDDRMSQQPGRGTLVIKSPRDEDLGQYQCFAENEHGTATSNSVFVRKAELNSFKDESAKTVQVDEGMPFKMQCQPPDGWPRPNVYWLIQNMDGGISSINNSRMTLDPEGNLWFSNVTRRDQSDDFWYACAASSLFRNEYKIGNRVVLQVKQTGISAAQNRHRPERQYVSRKNEVALRGKKIELFCIYGGTPLPQVVWTKDGRAIQWNDKIQQNNYGKSLVIKHATFEDQGTYTCESSNGVGSAESYSIRLEVQAIPYFTTQPESVIKAEEETAEFRCEATGVPKPNIIWIHNGKPIEQTPPNPRRFVSGNRIFFNKLEKSDTGNYGCNATNSLGYVYKDVYLNVLALPPEISEPPRREHTVDRRNVTLTCRVFGAPKPEVKWIRNGRELTGGRYQVLPTGDLFIRGVEFSDAGQYTCNAVNKLGEKSADGELIVKEHTKIIDEPQDYEVVAGTPATFRCNAVADSSLALTIEWLTNGEPIDFDTQPRFVMTNDYSLTITKTIELDTGVYSCVAKTDLDEVIANATLTVYDRPNAPSLEGIECHQAVATLSWTPNGDNRSPILHYTIEYNTSFTPDTWEISSKDVPATDFTYSVDMSPWSNYTFRVIAINKVGPSSPSGHSEVCTTQPSVPFKNPDNVEGQGTEPNNLVIKWTPMSEIEHNAPRFQYRVYWQLDTGVDNWNTEDIFDWQQTELVIRDQPTFQRYRIKVVAINEMGEANVAPKEVIGYSGEDKPLEAPQNFTLIQVTAPTSAILSWNPVSEDSVRGHFKGYKIQTWTEADGEENLREVLVTADSKQALVTDFIPDSTNFARILAYNGRFNGPASTTLSFDTPEGVPNTIQTLDAIPLGSSAFLLKWKKPLQPNGKLTGYKIYYEEVKGTSFGPRMEREPHISDARLTEAKLGKLKPSTKYRVHVVGTTRAGEGQDYYIEQKTAAGVALQPDQPYFSWEHEPNDSGHADVRVVWHPNLEGKPGSHFFVKYRVKGENQWLMTEPVLYENHHTVHGLDPDTNYEFRVVSVDGEFQTESLSQEVDTSGLDGPIIVKGNNVATAGWFIGMMLAIAFLILLLIIICIIKRNRGGKYDVHDRELANGRNDYTEEGGFPEYSQPVLRDYSLDNKSQGRQSVNSQKVGPESDTDSMAEYGEGDTGGQFTEDGSFIGQYVPGRPPVSAHSTPQNPSLQGGGGGGGGANAGMATYV, via the exons ATACCGCTGGATCAAGAATGGCAAAAAGTTCGAGTGGCAAACGTACGACGACCGGATGTCGCAGCAACCGGGCCGCGGCACGCTGGTCATCAAGTCGCCGCGGGACGAAGACCTCGGTCAGTACCAGTGCTTCGCCGAGAACGAGCACGGAACGGCCACCTCGAACTCGGTGTTTGTGCGCAAAGCCGAACTCAACTCGTTCAAGGACGAGTCGGCCAAGACGGTCCAGGTGGACGAGGGCATGCCGTTCAAGATGCAGTGTCAACCCCCGGACGGTTGGCCGCGGCCGAACGTGTACTGGCTGATTCAGAACATGGACGGCGGCATCAGCTCGATCAACAACTCGCGGATGACGCTCGACCCGGAGGGTAATCTGTGGTTCTCGAACGTAACGCGGCGCGATCAGTCGGACGACTTTTGGTACGCTTGCGCGGCGTCGTCGCTGTTCCGTAACGAGTACAAAATCGGTAATCGGGTGGTGCTGCAGGTCAAGCAGACGGGAATTTCGGCGGCGCAAAACCGACATCGGCCCGAGCGCCAGTACGTGTCCCGTAAGAACGAGGTGGCGCTGCGAGGCAAGAAGATCGAACTGTTTTGTATCTACGGGGGGACGCCGCTGCCGCAGGTCGTGTGGACGAAGGACGGGCGGGCGATCCAGTGGAACGACAAGATTCAGCAGAATAACTACGGGAAATCGCTCGTGATAAAGCACGCCACGTTTGAAGATCAGGGCACGTACACGTGCGAGTCGAGCAACGGTGTCGGCAGTGCCGAGTCCTACTCGATCCGGTTGGAGGTGCAAGCCATTCCGTACTTTACGACCCAGCCGGAGAGTGTGATCAAGGCGGAGGAGGAGACGGCCGAGTTCCGGTGCGAGGCGACCGGTGTGCCGAAGCCGAACATTATCTGGATTCACAACGGCAAGCCGATCGAGCAGACGCCGCCCAACCCGCGGCGGTTCGTCAGTGGAAACCGAATTTTCTTCAACAAACTGGAGAAGTCGGATACTGGCAATTACGGCTGTAACGCCACCAACTCGCTGGGCTACGTCTACAAGGACGTCTACCTGAACGTTTTGGCTTTGCCTCCAGAGATCAGCGAACCTCCGCGTCGCGAGCACACCGTAGATCGACGCAACGTAACGCTGACTTGCCGCGTGTTTGGTGCGCCAAAGCCCGAGGTCAAGTGGATCCGCAACGGACGGGAGTTGACGGGGGGACGGTATCAGGTGTTGCCGACTGGAGATTTGTTCATCCGTGGGGTTGAGTTCTCCGATGCTGGACAGTACACGTGTAACGCGGTCAACAAGCTGGGTGAGAAGTCCGCGGACGGGGAGTTGATTGTGAAGGAGCACACGAAGATTATTGACGAGCCGCAGGATTACGAGGTTGTGGCTGGGACGCCGGCTACGTTCCGGTGTAACGCCGTGGCGGATTCGAGCTTGGCGTTGACGATCGAGTGGTTGACAAACGGGGAACCGATTGACTTTGACACGCAACCGAGATTCGTCATGACGAACGATTACTCGCTGACGATCACGAAGACTATTGAGTTGGACACGGGAGTGTATTCGTGTGTGGCCAAGACCGATTTGGACGAGGTGATTGCGAATGCCACGTTGACGGTGTACGATCGGCCAAACGCTCCTTCGCTCGAGGGCATTGAATGCCACCAGGCTGTGGCGACGCTTTCGTGGACGCCGAACGGAGACAACCGGTCGCCAATTCTGCACTACACCATCGAGTACAACACCTCGTTCACGCCGGACACTTGGGAGATCTCGTCCAAGGACGTTCCTGCGACGGACTTCACCTACAGCGTAGACATGAGCCCGTGGTCGAACTACACGTTCCGCGTGATTGCCATCAACAAGGTTGGACCTTCGTCACCTTCCGGACACAGCGAAGTGTGCACCACCCAGCCCAGCGTTCCGTTCAAGAACCCGGACAACGTGGAAGGCCAGGGAACCGAACCGAACAATCTAGTCATCAAGTGGACGCCAATGTCCGAGATCGAACACAACGCCCCGAGGTTCCAGTACCGCGTCTACTGGCAGCTCGACACCGGCGTAGACAACTGGAACACCGAAGACATCTTCGACTGGCAGCAAACCGAGCTGGTGATCCGGGATCAGCCGACCTTCCAGCGGTACCGCATCAAGGTGGTTGCGATCAACGAAATGGGAGAGGCTAACGTCGCCCCCAAGGAGGTCATCGGATACTCCGGCGAGGACAAACCTCTGGAAGCCCCGCAGAACTTCACCCTGATTCAGGTCACCGCACCGACTTCCGCAATCCTCAGTTGGAACCCCGTCAGCGAAGACAGCGTCCGCGGTCACTTCAAGGGCTACAAGATCCAAACCTGGACGGAAGCCGACGGCGAAGAGAACCTCCGTGAGGTGCTCGTAACGGCCGACTCCAAACAAGCCCTCGTCACGGACTTTATCCCCGACTCGACGAACTTTGCGCGAATCCTCGCGTACAACGGCCGCTTCAACGGCCCAGCCAGCACAACCCTGTCCTTCGACACCCCCGAAGGCGTCCCCAACACGATCCAAACCCTGGACGCCATCCCGCTCGGATCGTCCGCCTTTCTGCTCAAGTGGAAGAAGCCGCTCCAGCCGAACGGCAAGCTCACCGGCTACAAGATCTACTACGAAGAGGTCAAGGGAACGTCCTTCGGCCCACGCATGGAGCGCGAACCCCACATCAGTGACGCGCGCCTCACGGAGGCCAAACTGGGCAAGCTCAAGCCCAGCACCAAGTACCGCGTGCACGTCGTCGGAACGACCCGCGCCGGCGAAGGCCAAGACTACTACATCGAACAGAAGACTGCCGCCGGCGTGGCGCTCCAGCCCGACCAGCCCTACTTCAGCTGGGAGCACGAACCCAACGACAGCGGACACGCCGACGTGCGCGTCGTGTGGCACCCGAACCTCGAGGGCAAACCGGGCTCGCACTTCTTCGTCAAGTACCGCGTCAAGGGCGAAAACCAGTGGCTCATGACCGAGCCGGTGCTGTACGAGAACCACCACACCGTGCACGGGCTCGACCCGGACACCAACTACGAGTTCCGCGTCGTGTCCGTCGACGGCGAGTTCCAGACGGAGTCGCTCTCGCAGGAGGTGGACACCTCCGGTCTTG ACGGCCCCATCATCGTGAAGGGCAACAACGTGGCCACCGCCGGCTGGTTCATCGGCATGATGCTGGCGATTGCGTTCCTTATCCTGCTGCTGATCATCATCTGCATCATCAAGCGCAACCGGGGCGGCAAGTACGACGTGCACGATCGCGAGCTCGCGAACGGACGTAACGATTACACCGAGGAGGGCGGCTTCCCGGAGTACTCGCAACC TGTTTTACGTGATTACAGCTTGGACAATAAGAGCCAGGGCCGACAGTCTGTCAACTCGCAAAAAGTCGGACCGGAAAGTGATACTGATTCCATGGCGGAATATGGTGAAGGTGATACAG
- the LOC6040457 gene encoding neuroglian isoform X4, producing MWTLGRRRAGGGGDRMVLAPLAVLVATLNVLAAQSLSGFYRNFHSPPSIIKQPPTDEMLFQVAQTGENDKPFIIECEAEGEPTPRYRWIKNGKKFEWQTYDDRMSQQPGRGTLVIKSPRDEDLGQYQCFAENEHGTATSNSVFVRKAELNSFKDESAKTVQVDEGMPFKMQCQPPDGWPRPNVYWLIQNMDGGISSINNSRMTLDPEGNLWFSNVTRRDQSDDFWYACAASSLFRNEYKIGNRVVLQVKQTGISAAQNRHRPERQYVSRKNEVALRGKKIELFCIYGGTPLPQVVWTKDGRAIQWNDKIQQNNYGKSLVIKHATFEDQGTYTCESSNGVGSAESYSIRLEVQAIPYFTTQPESVIKAEEETAEFRCEATGVPKPNIIWIHNGKPIEQTPPNPRRFVSGNRIFFNKLEKSDTGNYGCNATNSLGYVYKDVYLNVLALPPEISEPPRREHTVDRRNVTLTCRVFGAPKPEVKWIRNGRELTGGRYQVLPTGDLFIRGVEFSDAGQYTCNAVNKLGEKSADGELIVKEHTKIIDEPQDYEVVAGTPATFRCNAVADSSLALTIEWLTNGEPIDFDTQPRFVMTNDYSLTITKTIELDTGVYSCVAKTDLDEVIANATLTVYDRPNAPSLEGIECHQAVATLSWTPNGDNRSPILHYTIEYNTSFTPDTWEISSKDVPATDFTYSVDMSPWSNYTFRVIAINKVGPSSPSGHSEVCTTQPSVPFKNPDNVEGQGTEPNNLVIKWTPMSEIEHNAPRFQYRVYWQLDTGVDNWNTEDIFDWQQTELVIRDQPTFQRYRIKVVAINEMGEANVAPKEVIGYSGEDKPLEAPQNFTLIQVTAPTSAILSWNPVSEDSVRGHFKGYKIQTWTEADGEENLREVLVTADSKQALVTDFIPDSTNFARILAYNGRFNGPASTTLSFDTPEGVPNTIQTLDAIPLGSSAFLLKWKKPLQPNGKLTGYKIYYEEVKGTSFGPRMEREPHISDARLTEAKLGKLKPSTKYRVHVVGTTRAGEGQDYYIEQKTAAGVALQPDQPYFSWEHEPNDSGHADVRVVWHPNLEGKPGSHFFVKYRVKGENQWLMTEPVLYENHHTVHGLDPDTNYEFRVVSVDGEFQTESLSQEVDTSGLDGPIIVKGNNVATAGWFIGMMLAIAFLILLLIIICIIKRNRGGKYDVHDRELANGRNDYTEEGGFPEYSQPVLRDYSLDNKSQGRQSVNSQKVGPESDTDSMAEYGEGDTEGMNEDGSFIGQYGRKGKNADSNSQAFATLV from the exons ATACCGCTGGATCAAGAATGGCAAAAAGTTCGAGTGGCAAACGTACGACGACCGGATGTCGCAGCAACCGGGCCGCGGCACGCTGGTCATCAAGTCGCCGCGGGACGAAGACCTCGGTCAGTACCAGTGCTTCGCCGAGAACGAGCACGGAACGGCCACCTCGAACTCGGTGTTTGTGCGCAAAGCCGAACTCAACTCGTTCAAGGACGAGTCGGCCAAGACGGTCCAGGTGGACGAGGGCATGCCGTTCAAGATGCAGTGTCAACCCCCGGACGGTTGGCCGCGGCCGAACGTGTACTGGCTGATTCAGAACATGGACGGCGGCATCAGCTCGATCAACAACTCGCGGATGACGCTCGACCCGGAGGGTAATCTGTGGTTCTCGAACGTAACGCGGCGCGATCAGTCGGACGACTTTTGGTACGCTTGCGCGGCGTCGTCGCTGTTCCGTAACGAGTACAAAATCGGTAATCGGGTGGTGCTGCAGGTCAAGCAGACGGGAATTTCGGCGGCGCAAAACCGACATCGGCCCGAGCGCCAGTACGTGTCCCGTAAGAACGAGGTGGCGCTGCGAGGCAAGAAGATCGAACTGTTTTGTATCTACGGGGGGACGCCGCTGCCGCAGGTCGTGTGGACGAAGGACGGGCGGGCGATCCAGTGGAACGACAAGATTCAGCAGAATAACTACGGGAAATCGCTCGTGATAAAGCACGCCACGTTTGAAGATCAGGGCACGTACACGTGCGAGTCGAGCAACGGTGTCGGCAGTGCCGAGTCCTACTCGATCCGGTTGGAGGTGCAAGCCATTCCGTACTTTACGACCCAGCCGGAGAGTGTGATCAAGGCGGAGGAGGAGACGGCCGAGTTCCGGTGCGAGGCGACCGGTGTGCCGAAGCCGAACATTATCTGGATTCACAACGGCAAGCCGATCGAGCAGACGCCGCCCAACCCGCGGCGGTTCGTCAGTGGAAACCGAATTTTCTTCAACAAACTGGAGAAGTCGGATACTGGCAATTACGGCTGTAACGCCACCAACTCGCTGGGCTACGTCTACAAGGACGTCTACCTGAACGTTTTGGCTTTGCCTCCAGAGATCAGCGAACCTCCGCGTCGCGAGCACACCGTAGATCGACGCAACGTAACGCTGACTTGCCGCGTGTTTGGTGCGCCAAAGCCCGAGGTCAAGTGGATCCGCAACGGACGGGAGTTGACGGGGGGACGGTATCAGGTGTTGCCGACTGGAGATTTGTTCATCCGTGGGGTTGAGTTCTCCGATGCTGGACAGTACACGTGTAACGCGGTCAACAAGCTGGGTGAGAAGTCCGCGGACGGGGAGTTGATTGTGAAGGAGCACACGAAGATTATTGACGAGCCGCAGGATTACGAGGTTGTGGCTGGGACGCCGGCTACGTTCCGGTGTAACGCCGTGGCGGATTCGAGCTTGGCGTTGACGATCGAGTGGTTGACAAACGGGGAACCGATTGACTTTGACACGCAACCGAGATTCGTCATGACGAACGATTACTCGCTGACGATCACGAAGACTATTGAGTTGGACACGGGAGTGTATTCGTGTGTGGCCAAGACCGATTTGGACGAGGTGATTGCGAATGCCACGTTGACGGTGTACGATCGGCCAAACGCTCCTTCGCTCGAGGGCATTGAATGCCACCAGGCTGTGGCGACGCTTTCGTGGACGCCGAACGGAGACAACCGGTCGCCAATTCTGCACTACACCATCGAGTACAACACCTCGTTCACGCCGGACACTTGGGAGATCTCGTCCAAGGACGTTCCTGCGACGGACTTCACCTACAGCGTAGACATGAGCCCGTGGTCGAACTACACGTTCCGCGTGATTGCCATCAACAAGGTTGGACCTTCGTCACCTTCCGGACACAGCGAAGTGTGCACCACCCAGCCCAGCGTTCCGTTCAAGAACCCGGACAACGTGGAAGGCCAGGGAACCGAACCGAACAATCTAGTCATCAAGTGGACGCCAATGTCCGAGATCGAACACAACGCCCCGAGGTTCCAGTACCGCGTCTACTGGCAGCTCGACACCGGCGTAGACAACTGGAACACCGAAGACATCTTCGACTGGCAGCAAACCGAGCTGGTGATCCGGGATCAGCCGACCTTCCAGCGGTACCGCATCAAGGTGGTTGCGATCAACGAAATGGGAGAGGCTAACGTCGCCCCCAAGGAGGTCATCGGATACTCCGGCGAGGACAAACCTCTGGAAGCCCCGCAGAACTTCACCCTGATTCAGGTCACCGCACCGACTTCCGCAATCCTCAGTTGGAACCCCGTCAGCGAAGACAGCGTCCGCGGTCACTTCAAGGGCTACAAGATCCAAACCTGGACGGAAGCCGACGGCGAAGAGAACCTCCGTGAGGTGCTCGTAACGGCCGACTCCAAACAAGCCCTCGTCACGGACTTTATCCCCGACTCGACGAACTTTGCGCGAATCCTCGCGTACAACGGCCGCTTCAACGGCCCAGCCAGCACAACCCTGTCCTTCGACACCCCCGAAGGCGTCCCCAACACGATCCAAACCCTGGACGCCATCCCGCTCGGATCGTCCGCCTTTCTGCTCAAGTGGAAGAAGCCGCTCCAGCCGAACGGCAAGCTCACCGGCTACAAGATCTACTACGAAGAGGTCAAGGGAACGTCCTTCGGCCCACGCATGGAGCGCGAACCCCACATCAGTGACGCGCGCCTCACGGAGGCCAAACTGGGCAAGCTCAAGCCCAGCACCAAGTACCGCGTGCACGTCGTCGGAACGACCCGCGCCGGCGAAGGCCAAGACTACTACATCGAACAGAAGACTGCCGCCGGCGTGGCGCTCCAGCCCGACCAGCCCTACTTCAGCTGGGAGCACGAACCCAACGACAGCGGACACGCCGACGTGCGCGTCGTGTGGCACCCGAACCTCGAGGGCAAACCGGGCTCGCACTTCTTCGTCAAGTACCGCGTCAAGGGCGAAAACCAGTGGCTCATGACCGAGCCGGTGCTGTACGAGAACCACCACACCGTGCACGGGCTCGACCCGGACACCAACTACGAGTTCCGCGTCGTGTCCGTCGACGGCGAGTTCCAGACGGAGTCGCTCTCGCAGGAGGTGGACACCTCCGGTCTTG ACGGCCCCATCATCGTGAAGGGCAACAACGTGGCCACCGCCGGCTGGTTCATCGGCATGATGCTGGCGATTGCGTTCCTTATCCTGCTGCTGATCATCATCTGCATCATCAAGCGCAACCGGGGCGGCAAGTACGACGTGCACGATCGCGAGCTCGCGAACGGACGTAACGATTACACCGAGGAGGGCGGCTTCCCGGAGTACTCGCAACC TGTTTTACGTGATTACAGCTTGGACAATAAGAGCCAGGGCCGACAGTCTGTCAACTCGCAAAAAGTCGGACCGGAAAGTGATACTGATTCCATGGCGGAATATGGTGAAGGTGATACAG AAGGTATGAATGAGGACGGTTCCTTCATTGGGCAGTACGGCCGAAAGGGCAAGAACGCGGACAGCAACTCACAGGCGTTCGCGACGCTAGTTTAG